Proteins encoded in a region of the Mixophyes fleayi isolate aMixFle1 chromosome 5, aMixFle1.hap1, whole genome shotgun sequence genome:
- the STEAP2 gene encoding metalloreductase STEAP2 yields the protein MESITMMGSPKNMNESFLPNGVNCVKEDKTTVGILGSGDFAKSLTIRLIRCGYHVVIGSREPKCAADFFPHVVDVTHHEDAILKANIIFVAIHREHYSSLWDLKHLLSGKILVDVSNNMRVDQYPESNAEYLSSLFPDCYVVKGFNVVSAWALQLGPKDASSQVYICSNNVQARHHVIELARQMHFMPIDMGTLSSSREIENLPLRLFTPWKGPVVLAISLATFFFIYSFIRDVIHPYIKNQQSDFYKIPIEIVNKTLPIVAITLLSLVYLAGLLAAGHQLYYGTKYKRFPPWLENWLQCRKQLGLLSFFFAAVHVVYSMCLPMRRSERYTFLNTAYQQVHGNVDNSWNEEEVWRVEMYISFGIMSLGLLSLLAVTSIPSVNNALNWREFSFIQSTLGYVALLISTFHVLIYGWKRAFEEEYYRFYTPPNFVLALVLPTTVILGKIVLLCPCVSKKLRRIKRGWEKSHFKEHTNSSAAHVSPERVTVM from the exons ATGGAATCCATCACCATGATGGGAAGTCCGAAGAACATGAACGAATCCTTCTTACCGAACGGAGTAAACTGTGTAAAAGAAGACAAAACCACCGTAGGGATACTTGGAAGTGGAGACTTTGCCAAATCTCTGACCATTCGGCTTATAAGATGCGGATATCATGTGGTGATCGGAAGCCGGGAACCTAAATGTGCTGCCGATTTTTTCCCGCACGTGGTGGACGTGACTCACCACGAGGATGCCATTTTAAAGGCAAACATCATATTTGTCGCCATACACAGAGAACACTATTCCTCCTTGTGGGACCTGAAACATTTGCTGAGCGGGAAAATTCTGGTGGACGTCAGCAATAACATGAGAGTAGATCAGTACCCAGAATCTAATGCAGAGTATTTGTCTTCGCTCTTCCCAGATTGCTACGTGGTGAAAGGGTTTAATGTGGTGTCTGCGTGGGCACTGCAGCTGGGCCCAAAAGATGCCAGCAGCCAA GTATATATTTGCAGCAATAACGTTCAAGCCCGTCATCATGTAATTGAGCTTGCTCGTCAGATGCACTTCATGCCGATTGACATGGGGACACTATCTTCATCCAGAGAAATAGAGAACTTGCCTCTACGCCTCTTCACACCCTGGAAGGGCCCCGTCGTGCTGGCCATCAGCCTCGCCACtttctttttcatatattcttTCATAAGGGACGTTATTCATCCATATATCAAGAATCAACAGAGTGACTTCTACAAGATTCCCATTGAGATTGTCAATAAGACTTTGCCAATTGTTGCTATCACTCTACTGTCTTTGGTGTACTTGGCTGGACTCCTGGCAGCCGGCCACCAGCTGTATTATGGCACAAAGTACAAGCGCTTCCCTCCGTGGCTGGAGAACTGGCTGCAGTGTAGAAAACAGCTGGGTCTCCTGAGTTTCTTCTTTGCAGCCGTCCACGTTGTGTACAGCATGTGCTTACCAATGAGACGGTCTGAACGATACACCTTCCTGAATACTGCTTATCAACAG GTTCACGGTAACGTTGATAATTCTTGGAATGAGGAAGAAGTGTGGAGGGTGGAAATGTATATCTCCTTTGGTATAATGAGCCTGGGACTGCTGTCCTTGCTGGCAGTAACTTCAATCCCGTCTGTCAATAACGCCTTAAACTGGAgggaattcagcttcattcag tCTACTCTTGGATACGTCGCGTTGCTGATCAGCACCTTCCATGTCTTAATATATGGCTGGAAGAGGGCCTTCGAAGAAGAGTACTACCGGTTTTACACTCCGCCAAACTTTGTGTTAGCGCTCGTTCTCCCGACAACAGTAATCCTGGGAAAGATTGTGCTGCTCTGTCCTTGTGTCAGCAAAAAGCTGCGACGGATTAAAAGAGGTTGGGAGAAAAGCCACTTCAAGGAACATACGAACAGCTCCGCGGCGCACGTCTCCCCCGAGAGAGTCACAGTGATGTAG